Proteins co-encoded in one Arthrobacter alpinus genomic window:
- the dcd gene encoding dCTP deaminase, translated as MLISDRDIRAEIDAKRIVLDPYDPAMVQPSSVDVRIDRFFRLFDNHRYAHIDPAEEQPDLTRMVEVAPDEAFILHPGEFALASTYETVTLPDDVAARLEGKSSLGRLGLLTHSTAGFIDPGFSGHITLELSNVATLPIKLWPGMKIGQLCFFQLSSPAENPYGTGTHQNRYQGQRGPTASKSFQNFHRTKIEQG; from the coding sequence GTGCTGATCTCTGACCGCGACATACGTGCCGAAATTGACGCCAAGCGGATTGTCTTGGACCCCTACGACCCTGCCATGGTGCAGCCATCGAGCGTTGATGTGCGCATTGACAGGTTCTTCCGGCTTTTTGACAACCACCGCTACGCCCACATCGACCCCGCGGAGGAGCAGCCCGATCTGACCCGCATGGTTGAGGTTGCGCCAGACGAGGCGTTCATTCTGCACCCGGGCGAGTTTGCGCTGGCTTCCACCTACGAAACGGTCACCCTTCCCGACGATGTTGCTGCACGCCTTGAAGGCAAGTCCTCGCTGGGACGCCTGGGCCTGCTCACACACTCCACCGCCGGGTTCATTGACCCCGGCTTCTCCGGCCACATCACCTTGGAACTTTCCAATGTGGCCACGCTGCCCATCAAGTTGTGGCCCGGCATGAAAATTGGCCAGCTCTGCTTCTTCCAGTTGTCCTCCCCGGCCGAGAACCCTTACGGCACGGGCACTCATCAGAACCGATACCAGGGCCAGCGTGGCCCGACGGCGTCCAAATCGTTCCAGAATTTCCACCGCACCAAAATTGAGCAGGGCTAA
- a CDS encoding cation:proton antiporter regulatory subunit, whose product MNIEETPLPGIGVRRELRLATGRRVGVVTHRDGHTELILSRVDDPDACAASIPLTAEEAAGLGQLLGSAQLIAQLSAEQENVSGISTHQIMIRKGSAFAGRTLGDTQMRTRTGASIVALLRDGDVVGSPRPDEVLHVGDLVVIVGTDDGLAEAALILQSRL is encoded by the coding sequence ATGAATATTGAAGAGACCCCTCTTCCCGGCATTGGTGTGCGCAGGGAATTGCGGCTTGCAACCGGACGACGAGTGGGCGTTGTGACCCACCGTGACGGCCACACAGAGTTGATCCTGTCCCGCGTTGACGATCCCGATGCGTGTGCGGCGTCCATTCCGCTGACCGCCGAGGAAGCCGCCGGACTGGGACAGCTGTTGGGATCGGCCCAGCTGATTGCCCAGCTCAGCGCCGAGCAGGAAAACGTATCCGGCATCAGCACGCACCAAATCATGATCCGCAAGGGTTCCGCCTTTGCCGGGCGCACCTTGGGCGATACGCAGATGCGTACCCGCACTGGCGCCTCCATTGTGGCCTTGCTGCGCGACGGCGATGTTGTTGGTTCCCCGCGCCCTGATGAAGTTCTGCATGTTGGCGACTTGGTGGTTATTGTCGGAACCGATGACGGACTGGCGGAGGCTGCCCTGATTTTGCAGTCTCGGCTCTAA
- a CDS encoding cation:proton antiporter, which yields MDPTTLSIIQLGIVFFGLGFLGRLAGRIGLSPVPLYLLGGLAFGDGGLVNLGGIDGFAHIASEIGVILLLLMLGLEYTAKELVTGLKQSWMAGLVDLVLNMLPGVAVALILGWGPVGALVMAGVTYSSSSGIIAKVLGDLGRLGNRETPVVLAILVIEDLAMAAYLPILTAVLAGVSFLGGLTAVGISLAVITLVLLGALRYGHMVSNVLDSPDRESFLLKLLGAALLVAGLASALQVSAAVGAFLLGIAISGGTAENATRVLEPLRDLFAAMFFVLFGLNTDPREIPPVLGVALLLALVTTITKLVTGWWAARQQGIGVPGRARAGAALIARGEFSIVIAGLAVASGAVPAELAALATTYVLIMAISGPVAARYVEPVVRLFQGKKAEPVF from the coding sequence ATGGATCCAACGACCCTCTCCATCATCCAGCTCGGCATAGTCTTTTTCGGGCTCGGTTTCTTGGGTCGTCTAGCGGGCCGCATTGGCCTTTCCCCCGTGCCGCTCTATCTCCTGGGCGGCTTGGCCTTTGGCGACGGTGGCTTGGTTAACCTTGGCGGCATTGACGGATTTGCGCACATTGCCAGTGAGATTGGCGTCATCCTCCTGCTACTTATGCTCGGTCTGGAATATACAGCCAAGGAGCTGGTTACCGGCCTGAAGCAGTCCTGGATGGCAGGGCTTGTGGACCTGGTTTTGAACATGCTGCCGGGCGTTGCCGTGGCCCTCATTCTGGGCTGGGGACCCGTGGGCGCGCTCGTCATGGCTGGCGTTACCTACAGTTCGTCATCCGGCATCATCGCCAAGGTCCTAGGCGACCTCGGCCGGCTCGGAAACCGTGAAACCCCTGTGGTACTGGCCATCCTGGTTATTGAAGACCTGGCCATGGCCGCATACTTGCCCATTCTGACGGCCGTTTTGGCAGGCGTGTCATTCCTTGGCGGGCTCACCGCCGTGGGAATTTCCCTGGCCGTGATCACCCTCGTTTTGCTGGGCGCACTGCGCTACGGGCACATGGTGTCCAACGTTTTGGACAGCCCGGACAGGGAATCATTCCTGCTCAAATTGCTCGGTGCAGCGCTGCTGGTGGCGGGCTTGGCATCAGCCCTGCAGGTCTCGGCGGCGGTGGGAGCGTTCCTGCTGGGCATCGCCATTTCAGGTGGTACCGCCGAAAACGCAACCCGCGTACTGGAGCCCTTGCGTGACTTGTTTGCGGCCATGTTCTTTGTGCTCTTCGGCCTCAATACCGATCCCCGCGAGATCCCGCCCGTCCTCGGTGTGGCGCTGTTGCTGGCCTTGGTGACCACTATTACTAAGTTGGTGACCGGCTGGTGGGCGGCCAGGCAACAGGGTATTGGTGTGCCGGGCCGTGCCCGAGCCGGCGCCGCCTTGATTGCCCGCGGCGAGTTTTCCATCGTCATCGCCGGCTTGGCCGTGGCCTCCGGGGCGGTCCCCGCGGAGCTGGCAGCCCTGGCCACAACGTACGTGCTGATCATGGCCATCAGTGGCCCGGTCGCAGCTCGTTATGTGGAGCCGGTGGTGCGCTTGTTCCAAGGCAAGAAGGCAGAACCCGTTTTCTAA
- a CDS encoding MFS transporter, with translation MTEYPPAAAALPVSTSKSPGTTWQITAWALWDWGGAAFNAVMTTFIFTALYLTGDDFGGADKATATLAFAMSVSGFAIALFAPVAGQRTDHSGRRRLWLGINTLIVVVLTGACFFVQPQESFLLFGCMLIAAGHVFFEIAGVNYNAMLLQISTKKTIGRISGFGWAAGYLGGIVALLIVYFALIKPDVGIFGITSADGMTYRAVAVFSALWILIFSIPVMLAIPESKPDPNMPKVGFFQSYKELYRTIMRLWRTDRHTVYFLISSAIFRDGLAAIFTFGAVLAVGSFGFKPGDVLIFAIAGNVVAAVGALSAGFFDDKFGPKAVIVTSLVGLLVSGGALLFLDGKNAFWVFGLILCLFVGPAQSSARTFMGRLAPDGQEGEMFGLYATTGRAVSFLAPQLFGYSILIFGAQRWGIIGILVVLLAGLLLLLPVKAPPHER, from the coding sequence ATGACTGAGTACCCTCCCGCAGCCGCTGCTCTGCCCGTTTCCACGAGCAAATCTCCCGGGACCACCTGGCAAATCACCGCATGGGCGCTGTGGGATTGGGGCGGCGCTGCCTTCAACGCCGTCATGACCACCTTCATTTTTACGGCCCTTTACCTGACGGGTGACGATTTTGGTGGCGCAGATAAGGCCACAGCAACACTCGCCTTTGCCATGTCAGTTTCGGGTTTTGCCATTGCGCTCTTCGCCCCTGTTGCGGGCCAGCGCACTGACCACAGCGGTCGCCGCAGGTTGTGGCTGGGCATCAACACACTCATTGTGGTGGTGCTGACGGGTGCCTGCTTCTTCGTGCAGCCGCAGGAATCGTTCCTACTCTTTGGCTGCATGTTGATCGCCGCTGGCCATGTATTCTTTGAGATCGCCGGGGTGAACTACAACGCCATGCTGTTGCAGATCTCCACCAAGAAGACCATCGGGCGCATTAGCGGGTTCGGCTGGGCCGCCGGATACCTGGGTGGAATCGTCGCCCTGCTGATCGTGTACTTTGCCCTGATCAAGCCGGATGTCGGCATCTTTGGCATCACCAGCGCCGATGGCATGACCTACCGGGCCGTAGCCGTATTCTCGGCCCTCTGGATTCTAATTTTCTCTATCCCGGTGATGCTGGCCATTCCCGAATCAAAGCCTGATCCCAATATGCCCAAAGTGGGATTCTTCCAGTCCTACAAGGAGCTTTACCGAACCATCATGCGGCTGTGGCGCACCGATCGCCACACCGTGTATTTCCTGATCTCCAGCGCCATCTTCCGCGACGGGCTCGCCGCCATCTTCACGTTCGGGGCCGTACTGGCCGTGGGCTCCTTTGGCTTCAAGCCCGGTGACGTGTTGATCTTCGCCATCGCTGGAAACGTGGTGGCCGCCGTCGGAGCCCTGTCAGCTGGCTTCTTCGACGACAAATTTGGTCCCAAAGCCGTCATCGTCACCTCCCTGGTGGGCCTGCTGGTTTCCGGCGGTGCGCTGCTGTTCCTCGACGGCAAGAATGCGTTCTGGGTATTCGGCCTGATCCTGTGCCTCTTTGTGGGTCCGGCACAATCCTCGGCCAGAACGTTCATGGGTCGGTTGGCGCCGGACGGACAGGAGGGCGAAATGTTTGGCCTCTACGCCACCACGGGCCGCGCCGTCTCCTTCTTGGCCCCGCAGCTGTTTGGCTATTCCATCTTGATCTTCGGCGCTCAGCGTTGGGGCATCATCGGCATTCTGGTGGTCCTACTGGCTGGCCTGCTGCTTCTGCTGCCGGTCAAGGCTCCCCCGCATGAACGCTGA
- a CDS encoding SHOCT domain-containing protein, which produces MAFGRRNRRPSLLGTAARTAVIAGTATAASNAVNAKSAGQQVAAQQAAEQQVLAQQAQMLPVPEVAQAPAAAPADDLLSKLERLAALHASGALTDTEFAAVKASIIS; this is translated from the coding sequence ATGGCATTCGGCCGACGTAATCGACGCCCCTCCCTTCTGGGAACCGCAGCCCGCACGGCTGTCATCGCAGGCACCGCAACCGCTGCCAGCAATGCTGTTAACGCCAAGTCCGCCGGTCAGCAGGTTGCAGCTCAGCAAGCTGCCGAACAACAGGTACTGGCACAGCAGGCTCAGATGCTTCCCGTTCCCGAGGTAGCTCAGGCCCCGGCAGCCGCACCGGCAGACGATTTGCTCAGCAAGTTGGAGCGGCTCGCCGCTCTGCACGCATCCGGCGCCCTCACCGACACCGAGTTTGCAGCCGTCAAGGCATCCATCATCAGCTAG